TGAATCCTTTTATCACTGATGGCTAATGATGATACTCATAAAATAAAAGCAGATGTGGAAATATCATTGTTTGAAAAAGAAACTGACCCAAAGATAAAATTGATTCCTAAAAAATGGCTCAAAAAGTAAATTATGAAATTTGGGATATATGAAAATAAACTTGAACTATTTGACGGTGAGGCTCTTCATGGTGATGAGCAAAGGGATAAAATGTTATTGATGCTTGTATATAACACAGGGTTACAACACTTTATTGACTTGCTCCCAGAGGAATCCAAAAAATATTAAAAGAGCTTTTATAATAAGAATCCATTATCTAAATCAAAAAATTTCGGGGGTTTAGGCTTACGGAGGTATAGCATATGAAAAGACATTGGGAGCTTGATGAATTAATTNNNNNNNNNNNNNNNNNNNNNNNNNNNNNNNNNNNNNNNNNNNNNNNNNNNNNNNNNNNNNNNNNNNNNNNNNNNNNNNNNNNNNNNNNNNNNNNNNNNNAATAATGATAAAATAAAAATTCAGTTACAATATGCATCACCTACGAAAGTTACAGAAACAGAAGTAAAACAGTTTTTACAATCAATCCTTGAGAGTAAAAACCTTCGTAATTACGCCTTGATGGTATTTCTTGCTTATACAGGTCTGCGAATATCAGAAGCATTAAATATAAAAATGGATGATTTCGATTTAGATGGTAAGGAATGCATTATCCGGACTGGAAAAGGAGACAAACAACGCTCAGTAATGCTCAATAGTAAAGTTATTACAGCGGTCAAAGAATATTTAAAAGTCAGAAGTAATATTTCTACGGCTAATGGTTCTAATTATTTATTTGTAAGTAGAAAAAACAAAAAGCTTGATAGAACTACCGTAAATAGAATCTTTAAAAAATATAGTAATAGTATTACACCTCACCAACTAAGACACTTTTTTTGTACTAATGCACTTGAAAAAGGTATGTTGGCTCATGAGGTTGCAAATCAGGCAGGACATTCAAATATTCATACCACTCTTCTATACACAAATCCAGATAAAAAGAAACTAATAGATAAAATGGAACGACTATGATTGTGAAATATTACCATTTACTTTGCCCCTGGTGACACGGATGCTCCCACTACCCCAACAAAGAAGGGTAAATACAAGGTTAGAGATGGACTGGATGCTTTAGAAGGCAGATTAGCGCCAAAATCCTTCTTCAGATGCCACAGAAGTTACCTGGTTAACTTAAATTACATAAGCAAAATAATGCCTTGGATAGGACAGAACAGTCACGTTTCTGTAATTGATGGTTTCCCTTATGAAATACCTATTAGTCGTAATAAGATCAAAGATATGAAAGATACTTTAGGAATATAGTTCACTCGGCACGTTTGGTACTTATGAAAAATCAAAGGGATGTATCAGATTGTGATTCTTCAACATCCCTCTGAATATGTTTTATGCAATTCGGGAATAATAAATTAACTCTCTACCGGATATTTTATTATTAAGCCTAATAACCGGCTTCTAAATAACGCAAAGTCAATAGAATTTATGGAATTATCACCATTTAAATCAGCAGCAGTTTTAAATTGCGCTGCTGTCTCTGGGTCTGAAGGGAAGTGTACCGTTCCAAGCAAATAACCTCTCATTAAAGCAAAGTCTATTGAATTTGCTTGACCGTCAAGATTTAAATCACCAAGTATTACTTCTGGTGTTGATGTTGGTGTTGGCGTAG
This window of the Acetivibrio cellulolyticus CD2 genome carries:
- a CDS encoding tyrosine-type recombinase/integrase, which codes for NNDKIKIQLQYASPTKVTETEVKQFLQSILESKNLRNYALMVFLAYTGLRISEALNIKMDDFDLDGKECIIRTGKGDKQRSVMLNSKVITAVKEYLKVRSNISTANGSNYLFVSRKNKKLDRTTVNRIFKKYSNSITPHQLRHFFCTNALEKGMLAHEVANQAGHSNIHTTLLYTNPDKKKLIDKMERL
- a CDS encoding LytTR family DNA-binding domain-containing protein codes for the protein MYFAPGDTDAPTTPTKKGKYKVRDGLDALEGRLAPKSFFRCHRSYLVNLNYISKIMPWIGQNSHVSVIDGFPYEIPISRNKIKDMKDTLGI